A window of Paenibacillus sp. 19GGS1-52 contains these coding sequences:
- the metA gene encoding homoserine O-succinyltransferase has translation MPIKIPDSLPAKEILSGENIFVMDESLAYHQDIRPLRIAILNLMPTKETTETQLLRLIGNSPLQVDVILLHPSSHTSKNTSAEHLKSFYKTFDEISHRRLDGLIVTGAPVEQMEFEDVTYWEELQKIFEWSKKNVTSTMHICWAAQAGLYHHFGVRKEILPEKCFGVFPHTLGDNNFKLLRGFDEVFHVPHSRHTDVSRADIEANPNLQILAESEEAGVYLVATADGKQIFATGHSEYDPFSLKWEYDRDISKGLEVPLPKHYYPKDDPTRTPPAIWRAHANLLFSNWLNYYVYQETPYDIGPII, from the coding sequence ATGCCGATCAAAATTCCTGACAGCTTACCGGCAAAAGAAATATTATCCGGAGAAAATATTTTTGTGATGGATGAAAGCCTGGCTTATCATCAGGATATACGTCCATTAAGGATTGCCATATTGAATTTAATGCCCACCAAGGAAACCACAGAAACCCAGTTGCTGCGCTTAATCGGGAACTCACCGCTTCAGGTAGATGTTATACTGCTGCATCCCAGTTCTCATACCTCAAAGAATACATCAGCGGAGCATCTGAAAAGTTTTTATAAAACCTTTGACGAAATCAGCCACCGCCGCTTGGATGGGCTCATCGTTACGGGCGCTCCCGTGGAACAGATGGAGTTCGAGGATGTTACGTATTGGGAAGAACTGCAGAAAATTTTTGAGTGGAGCAAGAAGAATGTAACTTCGACCATGCATATCTGTTGGGCAGCACAGGCAGGATTATACCATCACTTCGGAGTGCGCAAGGAGATCCTACCCGAGAAGTGTTTTGGCGTGTTCCCACATACCTTGGGTGATAACAACTTTAAGCTGCTTCGCGGCTTTGATGAAGTGTTTCATGTGCCACATTCAAGACATACCGATGTCTCCCGTGCAGATATTGAAGCAAATCCGAACCTGCAGATTCTGGCCGAGTCGGAGGAAGCGGGTGTTTATCTGGTAGCAACTGCCGATGGAAAGCAAATTTTTGCTACTGGACACTCCGAGTATGATCCCTTCTCCCTGAAGTGGGAATATGACCGGGACATTTCCAAAGGACTAGAAGTGCCATTACCGAAGCATTACTATCCTAAGGATGATCCTACTCGTACTCCACCTGCCATATGGCGCGCGCATGCTAACTTATTGTTCTCTAATTGGCTCAATTACTATGTATATCAGGAGACCCCTTACGATATTGGTCCGATTATTTAA
- the corA gene encoding magnesium/cobalt transporter CorA has translation MKIRLVNAGVFTNIDDITQTITPPTEGFYWIDADEEDLMLIQPLFNLHDLAVEDCLSEEDQRPKIEIYESHYFIVVNSIRFDDEEIFLRSLNIFLGRHYIITVTKQKINELRVLKPILWEQEVSEPDRFMYLLIDLVVDNYFTVGDRIEVRIEKLEEDILMHTKKSHLSEIIGLRSEILWLKKMLGPQKEVINTLNKKDLRLIDDQLQKYFSDIYENAVKISETFETYRDLMGNLREAYQSSIANRANEIMRVFTAITTIFMPLTVITGIYGMNFENIPEIHTKYGYYGVIGAMVTLGCGMLVVFRKKEWL, from the coding sequence ATGAAAATCCGGCTGGTAAATGCAGGGGTTTTTACGAATATTGATGATATTACACAGACTATTACGCCCCCTACAGAAGGATTCTATTGGATTGATGCAGATGAAGAGGATTTAATGTTGATTCAGCCCTTATTCAATCTGCATGATCTTGCTGTGGAGGATTGCCTTAGTGAAGAGGATCAACGTCCAAAGATTGAAATTTATGAAAGCCACTATTTCATTGTGGTGAACAGCATCCGTTTTGATGATGAAGAAATCTTCCTGCGCTCGCTCAACATCTTTCTCGGCAGACATTACATCATCACCGTGACCAAACAAAAAATTAATGAATTGCGCGTACTAAAGCCCATCCTATGGGAACAGGAGGTCAGCGAACCGGACCGGTTCATGTATCTGCTGATCGACCTTGTTGTTGATAATTATTTCACTGTTGGCGACCGAATTGAAGTCCGGATAGAGAAGCTTGAAGAAGATATTCTGATGCATACCAAGAAATCGCATCTCAGCGAAATTATCGGTCTGCGAAGCGAAATTCTGTGGCTGAAGAAGATGCTGGGTCCGCAGAAAGAGGTTATCAACACTCTGAACAAAAAAGACCTCCGCCTGATTGATGACCAGTTGCAAAAGTATTTCAGCGATATTTATGAGAATGCAGTTAAAATATCTGAAACCTTTGAGACCTACCGCGATCTCATGGGCAACTTGCGTGAAGCCTACCAATCCAGTATCGCCAATCGCGCCAATGAAATTATGAGAGTATTTACGGCGATTACAACCATATTCATGCCGCTGACTGTGATTACCGGAATCTATGGCATGAACTTTGAAAATATTCCCGAAATCCATACGAAATATGGTTACTACGGCGTTATTGGTGCCATGGTAACGCTAGGCTGTGGAATGCTTGTTGTCTTCCGCAAGAAAGAATGGCTATGA
- a CDS encoding 1-phosphofructokinase family hexose kinase, with product MIVTLTVNPSVDASTSIKQVVPDHKLRCREASYKPGGGGVNVSRAIHRLGGDSLALYTSGGLHGQLLHHMLEQEGVNHQSIPIDGQTRENLIVLEESTGQQFRFDMPGPLFLEGDWVRCIEQLKALTVTPTYIVASGSLPTGCPTDFYARVVAVAKQWNARVIVDTSGEALQLAADAGVYLLKPNARELEELSGQAITNDEELKSAALKLIHEGRTEVVVVSLGGEGAMLISKEGCEHLKAPDISVVSVVGAGDSLVGGVVYSLELGRPLREAVQFGIAAGAAAVMNPERELCKREDTERLFKSMTEASKG from the coding sequence ATGATTGTAACTCTGACTGTTAATCCTAGTGTTGACGCAAGTACAAGCATTAAACAGGTTGTCCCGGACCATAAATTACGCTGCCGTGAAGCTTCCTATAAGCCGGGCGGAGGTGGGGTTAATGTCTCTCGGGCGATCCATCGCTTAGGCGGGGATTCCTTAGCCTTATATACATCAGGGGGCTTACACGGGCAGTTGCTTCATCATATGCTGGAACAAGAGGGTGTAAATCATCAGTCTATTCCGATTGATGGGCAGACTCGGGAGAATCTGATCGTGCTTGAGGAATCAACCGGCCAGCAGTTCAGGTTTGATATGCCAGGTCCGCTCTTTCTGGAGGGGGATTGGGTACGTTGTATTGAACAATTAAAGGCACTGACTGTTACGCCTACATATATCGTGGCAAGCGGCAGTCTGCCTACGGGCTGTCCAACAGATTTCTATGCCCGTGTAGTTGCTGTTGCCAAGCAATGGAATGCCCGGGTGATTGTTGATACTTCAGGGGAGGCGCTGCAGCTGGCTGCTGATGCAGGTGTATATTTATTGAAACCTAATGCGCGTGAACTTGAAGAGCTGAGCGGCCAAGCCATAACTAATGATGAGGAATTGAAGTCGGCGGCCTTGAAGCTTATTCATGAAGGACGGACCGAAGTGGTTGTCGTGTCTTTAGGTGGTGAAGGAGCCATGCTTATTTCTAAAGAAGGCTGCGAGCACCTGAAGGCTCCTGATATTTCAGTTGTAAGCGTAGTCGGCGCGGGTGACAGTTTGGTGGGTGGGGTTGTCTATAGTTTGGAGTTAGGCAGACCTTTGCGCGAAGCGGTGCAGTTCGGAATCGCTGCCGGAGCTGCGGCAGTCATGAATCCGGAGCGGGAACTGTGCAAGCGGGAAGACACCGAGAGATTATTCAAGAGTATGACAGAAGCCAGCAAAGGATAA
- a CDS encoding HRDC domain-containing protein encodes MQIVFMNRLSRMSGIDQEVYAQLWIGEEEGIWNLGWREFSEQGDSPDSIWYEGSSWNEMLCVYRHELAVKMGEGYRPLIEGIFHEEESLTNRNQEQLKLQYYSEQYGNETVYEELCAWRRGKASSERKAPYILASNRLLRLLSAFLPHTTEELLQIPGVGEAKATQFGMDWLAILSAAPRERNFPLNWVHEVIHEDLFSSWLYKQKEIKYKKQLERLRLHRLLLQGIESGLGLEQLKGETQVGRRELLEAVEELEKDGYSVDKLIRFELEAMPQSEQDAVWKAYGELGDVFLKPVLHKVYGENFTAAEGLDGYYERLRLIRIRFRREQTAKLGLATNF; translated from the coding sequence ATGCAGATTGTATTTATGAACCGTTTGTCCAGAATGTCAGGGATAGATCAGGAGGTGTATGCCCAGCTTTGGATTGGTGAGGAGGAGGGTATATGGAACCTGGGCTGGCGAGAATTCTCAGAACAAGGGGATAGTCCCGACAGCATATGGTATGAAGGCAGTTCATGGAATGAAATGCTCTGTGTATACAGGCATGAGTTGGCCGTGAAGATGGGAGAGGGCTACCGTCCCTTGATTGAGGGTATATTTCATGAGGAAGAGAGCTTAACGAATCGTAATCAGGAGCAGTTAAAGCTCCAATATTATAGTGAACAGTATGGAAATGAAACAGTTTATGAGGAACTGTGTGCCTGGCGTCGGGGGAAAGCCTCCAGTGAGCGCAAAGCACCTTATATTCTCGCTAGCAATCGGTTACTGCGTTTGTTAAGCGCGTTTCTTCCGCATACAACGGAGGAACTGCTGCAAATTCCGGGTGTGGGTGAAGCCAAAGCTACACAGTTTGGAATGGATTGGCTGGCTATCCTATCCGCAGCACCACGTGAACGGAATTTTCCACTGAATTGGGTGCATGAAGTGATCCATGAGGACTTATTTTCCTCTTGGCTCTATAAGCAGAAGGAGATTAAATATAAGAAGCAGCTGGAGCGGCTGCGGCTGCATCGGCTTCTGCTGCAGGGGATCGAAAGTGGATTGGGATTGGAACAGCTTAAAGGGGAGACCCAAGTGGGCCGTCGCGAATTGCTGGAAGCGGTGGAGGAACTGGAGAAAGATGGTTATTCCGTGGATAAGCTCATTCGGTTTGAGCTAGAAGCAATGCCGCAATCCGAACAGGATGCGGTCTGGAAAGCTTATGGGGAGCTGGGAGATGTATTCTTGAAACCAGTATTGCATAAGGTTTACGGTGAGAATTTCACTGCTGCTGAAGGACTTGATGGGTATTATGAGCGCCTGCGTTTGATTCGCATCCGTTTCCGGCGCGAGCAAACAGCCAAATTAGGTCTTGCCACCAATTTTTAA
- a CDS encoding ROK family protein: MKLLGAIEAGGTKFVCGIGNEDGTIIERISFPTTTPEETMGQVLDYFSTKNVEAIGLGAFGPIDPVLGSPTYGYITTTPKPHWGQYNLVGTVAEHFNVPIGFDTDVNGAALGEYKWGAAQGLDSCLYITVGTGIGAGAVVGGKLVHGLSHPEMGHILVRRHPEDTYEGFCPYHGDCLEGLAAGPAIGKRWGVPAGELSIDHPAWEMEAHYLAHALMNYVLILSPQKIVMGGGVMKQSQLFPLIRTKLQELLQGYVQHPALNKDIDSYVVPPQLGDNAGLTGALGLAKLALDRE; encoded by the coding sequence ATGAAGCTTCTTGGAGCAATTGAAGCAGGTGGAACAAAGTTTGTCTGTGGTATTGGAAATGAAGACGGTACGATTATCGAGCGGATCAGCTTTCCGACGACGACCCCGGAAGAGACGATGGGGCAGGTACTTGACTATTTTTCCACCAAAAATGTTGAGGCAATTGGCCTAGGCGCCTTCGGACCGATTGATCCGGTTCTCGGCAGTCCTACTTATGGTTACATAACTACCACTCCGAAGCCGCATTGGGGTCAATATAATCTGGTGGGGACCGTTGCGGAGCATTTCAATGTTCCGATTGGATTTGACACAGATGTGAACGGAGCGGCACTAGGAGAATATAAATGGGGGGCTGCTCAAGGTTTGGACAGCTGTCTGTATATCACGGTTGGAACGGGCATCGGAGCAGGTGCGGTGGTAGGTGGCAAGCTTGTCCATGGACTGTCCCATCCCGAGATGGGACATATTCTTGTACGCCGTCATCCGGAAGATACATATGAAGGATTTTGCCCTTATCATGGCGACTGTTTGGAGGGTCTTGCTGCAGGTCCGGCTATCGGCAAACGCTGGGGCGTACCCGCTGGCGAGCTTTCAATCGATCATCCGGCATGGGAGATGGAAGCGCACTATCTTGCACATGCGTTAATGAATTATGTATTAATTCTGTCTCCGCAGAAGATCGTCATGGGTGGCGGCGTTATGAAGCAAAGCCAACTGTTTCCACTGATCCGCACCAAGCTGCAGGAGCTGCTTCAAGGCTATGTCCAGCACCCAGCGCTGAACAAAGATATTGACAGCTATGTTGTTCCACCACAGCTTGGAGATAATGCAGGGCTTACCGGAGCACTAGGTCTGGCCAAGCTGGCACTCGATAGAGAGTAG
- a CDS encoding cobyrinate a,c-diamide synthase, whose protein sequence is MNEEQRAEPILKRRSRFIVAGTGSGSGKTTVTLGLMRACAQRGLKVQGFKCGPDYIDPTYHAAVTGRPSHNLDSWMTSSDYLLDHFLQVSEAADVSIIEGVMGLYDGKDRLGITGSTAEIAILTDSPVLLVVDVRSMGRSAAAIVLGFQQLEPRVRIAAVIVNRCGSASHYETVKVAIEEACGIPVIGWLLRDSSLSIPERHLGLLPAIERGELEPLFNRAAEVVAEGTDLERLLDIAHAATPLQIPLAELVLPVGLNSVGHRSWIDQASGLHFSEAQSVPINTSPVIAVARDAAFNFYYTDNLELLVQAGARLIEFSPLRGEGVPEHADGLYLGGGFPEEFASVIASNSAFIEGLRAAADNGMPLYAECGGYMVLARSLTDRAGRQHEMAGIIPAHTVMQERRAALGYREVTAREDNLLLKQGECLRGHEFHYSVMNYDDAQHSYAYDSKGRSGSQPEGYVRGNIMAAYAHIHLASYLPAAFRLVEACRLYREQRLP, encoded by the coding sequence ATGAATGAAGAACAGAGGGCTGAGCCAATCTTAAAGCGGCGCAGCCGTTTTATCGTAGCCGGTACTGGCAGTGGCTCGGGCAAAACAACGGTGACACTCGGCCTGATGAGAGCTTGTGCACAGCGCGGGCTGAAGGTGCAGGGCTTCAAATGCGGACCGGATTATATCGACCCGACCTATCATGCGGCTGTAACGGGACGCCCCTCCCATAATCTGGATTCATGGATGACTTCCAGCGACTATTTGTTGGATCACTTTCTGCAGGTTTCAGAGGCGGCGGATGTATCAATTATCGAAGGTGTCATGGGGCTGTACGATGGAAAAGATCGGTTGGGGATTACAGGCTCAACCGCAGAAATAGCCATTCTGACCGATAGCCCTGTGCTGCTGGTCGTAGATGTGCGCAGTATGGGACGCAGCGCGGCGGCGATCGTGCTGGGCTTTCAGCAGCTAGAGCCAAGGGTGCGGATTGCCGCAGTCATTGTTAACCGCTGCGGCAGTGCCAGCCACTATGAAACCGTGAAGGTGGCGATTGAAGAGGCCTGTGGTATTCCGGTCATTGGCTGGCTGCTGCGGGATAGCAGTCTTAGCATTCCAGAGCGGCATTTGGGTCTGCTGCCCGCGATAGAACGGGGAGAGCTGGAGCCTTTATTCAACCGTGCCGCTGAGGTAGTAGCAGAGGGTACAGATCTGGAAAGGCTGCTTGATATCGCTCATGCTGCTACTCCACTTCAAATCCCGCTAGCAGAGTTAGTTTTGCCAGTGGGATTGAACTCAGTCGGACATCGCAGTTGGATAGATCAAGCATCCGGCCTGCACTTCTCTGAAGCTCAATCCGTTCCAATCAACACCTCGCCAGTCATAGCTGTGGCTCGTGACGCGGCCTTTAATTTCTACTACACCGACAATCTGGAGCTGCTGGTTCAGGCAGGTGCCCGCCTGATCGAGTTCAGCCCGCTTCGCGGCGAAGGTGTGCCGGAGCATGCGGATGGACTCTATCTGGGCGGTGGATTTCCAGAGGAATTCGCCTCCGTGATTGCCAGTAATTCTGCCTTTATAGAGGGCTTGCGGGCGGCAGCAGACAACGGTATGCCATTGTATGCAGAATGCGGTGGCTACATGGTGCTGGCCCGTTCGCTTACCGATCGTGCCGGAAGGCAACATGAGATGGCTGGAATCATTCCGGCTCATACCGTCATGCAAGAGCGCAGAGCGGCGCTAGGGTATAGAGAGGTTACCGCGCGTGAAGATAACCTTTTGCTGAAGCAGGGAGAATGCTTACGTGGGCATGAATTTCATTATTCGGTGATGAATTACGATGACGCACAGCACTCTTATGCCTACGACAGCAAAGGCAGGAGCGGAAGCCAGCCGGAGGGATATGTCCGGGGGAACATTATGGCCGCGTATGCACATATTCATCTGGCCTCTTATTTGCCGGCAGCCTTTCGGCTGGTTGAGGCCTGTCGATTATACCGCGAGCAGAGATTGCCTTGA
- a CDS encoding cobalamin biosynthesis protein gives MPKKYAAVAITRNGIQLAQQLGERLAGTDVYCYAKYSEGLVESEGQYLFTEPVKELLPSVFSRYEGVILFFSLGAVVRLIAPLLQDKKTDPAVIAIDERGEHVISVLSGHVGGANALCLTIAKLLDSHPVITTASDVQGTFAVDLLGRAFGWKADSFDNMKSISAALVNGEPVAVLQESGERGWLPIGATLPEHVRLCSSVAELLESSFSAAILVTDRLLEAPEESTLLNRSVLYRPRSLVLGLGCNRGTSEAELEAVVRDTLDELKLSLASVRNIATAQIKGDEAGLLALCSKYGWELALYSPEQLNTIPIANPSDTVFRATGAYGVCEPAALLSSGAADWLLRKKKSGNVTIAVARVLFDGVEESL, from the coding sequence TTGCCTAAGAAGTATGCAGCTGTAGCCATTACCAGAAACGGAATTCAGCTGGCACAGCAACTGGGTGAACGGCTGGCCGGCACAGACGTATATTGCTACGCCAAATATAGCGAAGGTTTAGTCGAGAGCGAGGGCCAATACCTGTTTACGGAGCCGGTAAAAGAGCTGCTGCCGTCAGTGTTCAGCCGTTACGAGGGTGTGATTCTGTTCTTTTCGCTAGGTGCAGTCGTCCGTTTAATAGCCCCACTATTGCAAGATAAAAAAACCGATCCCGCCGTAATCGCCATTGACGAGCGCGGCGAGCATGTGATCAGCGTGTTGTCCGGTCATGTGGGCGGGGCAAATGCGCTATGCTTAACTATTGCCAAACTGCTAGACAGCCATCCGGTGATTACAACGGCCTCTGATGTGCAGGGAACCTTTGCAGTGGATCTGCTCGGCCGAGCGTTCGGATGGAAGGCGGACAGCTTTGACAACATGAAAAGCATCAGCGCCGCTCTGGTGAACGGAGAACCCGTCGCCGTGCTGCAGGAAAGCGGCGAGCGCGGCTGGCTGCCCATCGGAGCAACATTGCCGGAGCATGTGCGTCTCTGCAGCAGTGTTGCAGAACTGCTAGAATCGTCCTTCAGCGCGGCGATACTCGTGACCGATCGCTTGCTGGAAGCGCCGGAAGAGTCAACGCTGCTGAACCGGAGTGTCCTATACCGCCCGCGCAGTCTGGTGCTTGGCCTCGGCTGCAATCGGGGCACTTCAGAAGCAGAGCTTGAAGCTGTGGTGAGAGACACGCTGGATGAGCTCAAGCTGTCACTAGCAAGTGTGCGGAACATAGCCACAGCTCAGATTAAAGGGGATGAAGCCGGATTGCTGGCCTTGTGCAGCAAGTACGGCTGGGAGCTTGCTTTGTATTCACCTGAGCAGTTGAACACTATCCCCATCGCGAATCCCTCGGACACGGTATTCAGAGCTACGGGTGCCTACGGCGTATGCGAGCCAGCAGCGTTGTTGTCCTCGGGAGCGGCGGACTGGTTGCTGCGCAAGAAGAAAAGTGGCAATGTGACGATAGCCGTTGCGCGAGTTCTTTTTGACGGAGTGGAGGAATCACTATGA
- the cobM gene encoding precorrin-4 C(11)-methyltransferase — protein sequence MTNELMTNEQLRTLEPKVYIVGAGPGDPELITVKGSRILCSADLVLYADSLVSEELIRSAKPGAEVLQSSGMDLERQVELMATAVQAGKSVARVHTGDPSMYGAILEQMSLLKLCGVRYEIVPGVSSVFAAAAALGAELTVPDLTQTVILTRAEGRTPVPEREQLRQLAAHHCTVALFLSASLAGHVTGEFLAAGWNPDTPVAVVKRATWPDQQILRTTVQNLEADLHVAGITMHAMILAGWALDPQLVDRDQHRSKLYDKSFTHGCREGVDPLA from the coding sequence ATGACAAATGAACTAATGACAAATGAGCAGCTGAGAACACTGGAACCAAAGGTGTACATTGTCGGTGCAGGTCCAGGTGATCCCGAGCTGATTACGGTAAAAGGCAGCCGCATCCTGTGCTCGGCAGATCTAGTGCTGTATGCGGACTCTCTGGTCAGCGAGGAGCTGATTCGCAGTGCGAAACCCGGAGCCGAGGTGCTGCAAAGCTCGGGCATGGATCTGGAGCGCCAGGTAGAACTGATGGCAACGGCAGTGCAGGCTGGCAAAAGCGTAGCCCGCGTCCATACCGGTGACCCTTCCATGTACGGAGCGATTCTGGAGCAGATGTCGCTGCTCAAGCTATGCGGCGTCCGCTACGAGATCGTACCGGGGGTCAGCTCTGTTTTTGCCGCTGCGGCTGCGCTGGGCGCGGAGCTGACGGTGCCGGACCTGACGCAGACCGTCATCCTGACGCGTGCGGAAGGTCGCACGCCCGTGCCGGAGCGCGAGCAGTTGCGCCAGCTGGCCGCGCATCATTGCACAGTGGCGCTGTTTCTCAGCGCGTCACTGGCGGGCCACGTGACCGGGGAATTCCTCGCCGCAGGCTGGAATCCCGATACGCCAGTGGCTGTGGTGAAGCGGGCCACCTGGCCGGATCAGCAGATTCTGCGGACAACCGTGCAGAATCTGGAGGCTGACCTGCACGTTGCCGGCATCACGATGCATGCGATGATCCTCGCGGGTTGGGCGCTTGATCCGCAACTAGTTGACCGTGACCAGCATCGTTCGAAGCTCTACGACAAGAGCTTTACCCATGGCTGCAGGGAAGGAGTCGACCCCCTTGCCTAA
- the cobI gene encoding precorrin-2 C(20)-methyltransferase, giving the protein MLEPSVYGTLYGVGVGPGDPELITIKACRLLRECPVIAYPATKKGGKSYAHEIVDVYVNAEEKIMLGLVFPMTKDPVLLENSWSRTVELCWNELKQGKDVAFVTEGDPNLYSTFIHLARLMQELHPGVPIVSIPGISSVLGAAAALEQPLADGNQRVGIIPATDDREALKEALLHHDTVVFLKVAKVLDLVLDVLDELGLSGKASVVTKVTSPYEAVWHDARELRGKELEYLSLMVVSK; this is encoded by the coding sequence GTGCTTGAGCCGTCGGTTTACGGTACCTTGTACGGAGTGGGCGTTGGGCCTGGTGATCCGGAACTGATCACGATTAAGGCTTGTCGCCTGTTGCGGGAATGTCCGGTGATTGCCTACCCTGCCACGAAAAAAGGGGGCAAATCCTACGCACATGAAATCGTTGACGTTTACGTGAATGCTGAAGAAAAGATTATGCTGGGACTCGTGTTTCCCATGACCAAAGACCCTGTATTACTAGAGAATAGCTGGAGCCGCACGGTAGAACTGTGCTGGAATGAATTGAAGCAGGGGAAGGATGTGGCCTTTGTAACAGAAGGCGATCCCAATCTGTACAGCACCTTTATTCATTTGGCTCGCTTGATGCAGGAGCTGCATCCCGGAGTGCCAATTGTGTCTATCCCTGGGATTTCTTCGGTATTAGGCGCCGCCGCCGCATTGGAACAGCCACTTGCGGATGGCAATCAGCGGGTTGGTATTATTCCGGCTACAGACGACCGCGAGGCATTGAAGGAGGCGCTCTTGCATCACGATACTGTGGTATTTCTGAAGGTGGCCAAGGTGCTGGATTTGGTGCTGGATGTGCTGGATGAACTAGGTCTCAGTGGAAAAGCATCCGTCGTCACTAAAGTGACTTCTCCTTATGAAGCCGTATGGCATGATGCGCGCGAGCTGCGCGGCAAAGAGCTGGAATATTTGAGCCTGATGGTGGTGAGCAAATGA
- the cbiE gene encoding precorrin-6y C5,15-methyltransferase (decarboxylating) subunit CbiE — protein MGNVIYVIGIGEDGAGGLTPLSLRKVLESEVLFGGERQLDFFSQYGGEKIALKGGLNLFADKLAGLWKTRKTVVLASGDPLFYGIAGYLVRRFGAAHVEVIPHYSSVQLAFSRLGDSWQDAELISLHGRPMAGLAQRMDGKQKVALLTDEENSPARIAAYLIEFGMTEYEAFVCERLGGPEENCQFWGLEQLRQAEFAALNIVILRWKPDGGSDSGSSSGLGSRRGFAYPDETFQQRRPEKGLITKREVRAFVLSELNLADDAVVWDIGSGSGAVAAECARIARRGRVYALEKGAENLPNMEANRRKFRADFTIIHDKAPQGLEALPDPDAVFIGGSGGELAAIIALCAARLRPEGRIVVGAITIETLHGSMEALRSAGLKVEVTMLQASRGKPILGMTRFEGMNPVYVVSGRRE, from the coding sequence GTGGGTAATGTAATTTATGTCATCGGTATTGGTGAGGACGGGGCTGGCGGGCTGACACCACTAAGTCTGCGCAAGGTGCTGGAGAGCGAGGTGCTGTTTGGCGGCGAGAGACAACTGGATTTTTTCAGCCAATATGGCGGGGAAAAGATTGCTCTAAAAGGTGGCCTAAATCTCTTCGCGGACAAGCTGGCAGGGCTGTGGAAAACGCGGAAGACTGTTGTGCTGGCATCTGGAGATCCGTTATTTTACGGCATTGCCGGTTATCTGGTCCGAAGATTTGGGGCGGCGCATGTCGAGGTGATTCCACATTACAGCAGCGTACAGCTGGCTTTTTCCCGGCTTGGGGACAGCTGGCAGGATGCCGAGTTAATAAGCCTGCACGGACGCCCGATGGCTGGATTAGCCCAACGAATGGACGGCAAGCAGAAGGTTGCACTGCTGACCGATGAAGAGAATAGTCCGGCTCGTATAGCCGCATATCTGATCGAGTTCGGGATGACGGAGTACGAGGCTTTTGTTTGCGAACGTTTAGGCGGGCCGGAGGAGAACTGCCAGTTCTGGGGGCTGGAGCAGCTTAGGCAGGCTGAATTTGCTGCACTTAATATCGTTATTTTGCGGTGGAAGCCGGATGGCGGTTCAGATTCAGGTTCAAGTTCAGGCTTGGGTTCACGGCGCGGGTTCGCCTATCCGGACGAAACATTTCAACAGCGGCGGCCGGAAAAAGGCCTTATTACGAAGCGCGAGGTACGCGCCTTCGTATTGTCAGAGCTGAATCTGGCGGACGATGCAGTCGTCTGGGATATCGGCTCCGGTTCGGGTGCGGTAGCGGCGGAATGTGCGCGGATTGCGCGGCGCGGCAGAGTCTATGCCCTTGAAAAAGGGGCGGAGAACCTGCCCAATATGGAAGCTAACCGGCGTAAATTCCGCGCTGATTTTACGATTATTCATGATAAGGCACCGCAGGGCTTAGAGGCGTTGCCGGACCCGGACGCAGTATTTATTGGCGGCAGTGGTGGCGAACTGGCGGCGATTATAGCGCTGTGCGCAGCCCGCCTGCGTCCAGAGGGACGAATTGTGGTGGGAGCGATCACCATCGAGACCCTGCATGGAAGTATGGAGGCCTTGCGCAGCGCCGGGCTTAAGGTAGAAGTGACGATGCTGCAGGCTTCGCGCGGCAAGCCGATCCTGGGGATGACCCGTTTCGAGGGGATGAATCCGGTCTACGTGGTCAGCGGCCGGCGGGAGTAA